The proteins below come from a single Planctomycetota bacterium genomic window:
- a CDS encoding DEAD/DEAH box helicase, which produces MTFSELGLAPAILRAVTAEGYTNPTPIQLQAIPHVAEGRDVLGCAQTGTGKTAAFALPILHRLLQSNRPAERRQKVRVLVLSPTRELASQIGLSFQTYGRHTGLRHAVIFGGVGQGPQVRALRDGLDVLVATPGRLLDLVNQGYADLSGVEVLVLDEADRMFDMGFLPDLRRLIALLPTKRQTLLFSATMPGPIEQLAVAILRDPVHVRVASVQKTTDLIDQSVCFVPKADKTNLLIRQLKEPGVTRAIVFTRTKNGADRVVRKLIGANLRAEAIHGNKSQNARQRALLAFKTNRIRVLVATDLAARGIDVDGVSHVINFDIPHEPETYVHRIGRTGRAGAEGVAIAYCDGEERSMLRAIEKLMRQQVRVNEDHPYHEAAQRQAPAASQGTPHQQHGKRPHGKPAFGKRPQSASRGQVNHSGGSGKRFHQKKKRTVISARG; this is translated from the coding sequence ATGACGTTTTCCGAGCTAGGGCTCGCACCGGCGATTTTGCGCGCGGTGACAGCCGAAGGGTACACCAACCCCACTCCCATTCAACTCCAGGCCATTCCCCACGTTGCCGAAGGTCGCGACGTGCTGGGCTGCGCCCAGACAGGCACCGGCAAGACCGCCGCGTTTGCCCTGCCGATTCTGCACCGACTGCTGCAATCGAACCGTCCGGCCGAGCGCCGGCAAAAGGTCCGTGTGCTGGTCTTGTCGCCGACTCGCGAGTTGGCGTCGCAAATCGGCCTGAGCTTTCAAACCTATGGTCGCCACACCGGCCTGCGCCACGCGGTGATCTTTGGCGGCGTGGGACAGGGGCCGCAAGTCCGCGCCCTCCGCGACGGGCTCGATGTGCTCGTCGCCACGCCGGGTCGCTTGCTCGACTTGGTGAATCAAGGCTACGCCGACCTGAGCGGCGTCGAGGTGTTAGTGCTGGATGAAGCCGACCGAATGTTCGACATGGGTTTCTTGCCCGACCTGCGCCGGCTGATTGCCTTGCTGCCGACCAAGCGTCAGACATTGCTTTTCTCGGCCACCATGCCGGGACCGATCGAGCAATTGGCTGTGGCCATCCTGCGCGATCCAGTTCACGTCCGTGTGGCATCGGTGCAAAAGACGACCGACCTGATCGACCAATCGGTCTGCTTCGTCCCCAAGGCGGACAAGACGAACTTGCTGATTCGGCAATTGAAAGAGCCAGGCGTCACTCGGGCGATCGTTTTCACTCGCACCAAGAACGGCGCTGATCGGGTAGTCCGCAAGCTAATCGGGGCCAACCTGCGCGCCGAGGCGATCCACGGCAACAAGAGCCAGAACGCCCGACAGCGCGCCTTGCTGGCTTTCAAGACCAACCGGATTCGCGTGCTGGTGGCGACCGATCTGGCGGCCCGCGGCATTGACGTCGATGGCGTGTCGCACGTGATCAACTTTGACATCCCGCACGAGCCCGAAACCTACGTCCACCGCATTGGCCGAACCGGTCGCGCCGGGGCCGAAGGGGTGGCCATCGCTTATTGCGACGGCGAAGAGCGGAGCATGCTGCGGGCGATCGAAAAGTTGATGCGGCAGCAAGTCCGCGTGAACGAAGACCATCCGTACCACGAAGCGGCCCAGCGCCAAGCGCCGGCGGCCTCGCAGGGAACGCCACATCAGCAGCACGGCAAGCGGCCACACGGTAAGCCGGCCTTCGGCAAGCGCCCGCAATCGGCCAGCCGTGGCCAGGTGAACCACTCGGGCGGTTCCGGCAAGCGTTTTCATCAGAAGAAGAAGCGCACGGTCATCAGCGCACGGGGCTAA
- the crcB gene encoding fluoride efflux transporter CrcB yields MKEILLVGVGGGLGAIARMKFGGLVLHHWPNWRFPISTFAVNTIGCLMAGFLSGLVIKQDWFTEQTRLFLFTGLLGGFTTFSAFGVDTVTLLQRGEVAVALAYAVLSVAVGVAALWLALAVIPHAR; encoded by the coding sequence ATGAAAGAAATCTTGCTGGTCGGCGTCGGGGGTGGCCTGGGCGCCATCGCGCGGATGAAATTTGGCGGCCTGGTGCTGCACCACTGGCCCAACTGGCGCTTCCCGATCAGCACCTTCGCGGTCAATACAATCGGCTGTCTGATGGCGGGGTTCCTCAGCGGCTTGGTCATCAAGCAGGACTGGTTCACCGAGCAGACACGACTATTCCTGTTCACCGGCTTGCTCGGCGGCTTCACCACCTTCTCGGCCTTCGGCGTCGACACGGTCACTCTATTGCAGCGCGGCGAGGTGGCCGTGGCGCTCGCCTATGCCGTGCTGAGCGTCGCCGTCGGCGTGGCCGCCCTCTGGCTCGCCCTGGCCGTGATCCCGCACGCCCGGTGA